Proteins from a single region of uncultured Fretibacterium sp.:
- a CDS encoding ABC transporter permease, with the protein MSEQLSFVRRFLRSKQGMAGLLIVVLNIGLACFASRIAPYDFDEMDFGAMLAEPGTEGHCLGTDDMGRDVLTRLIYGSQVSLMVGMVAVSIGACLGTLLGLISGYFGGFFDALLMRLMDALLAFPYILLAIAMMAALGAGLFNAMLAIGLVMVPSFARVVRGAVLNVKNEDFITGVRIMGASHLWILARHVLVNVLPPIIIYASLSFAGAIISEATLSFLGLGIQPPVPSWGSMLSEAMPYMDQASYLAVLPGLAILVTCLGFNLLGDGLRDVLDPRLRIR; encoded by the coding sequence ATGTCGGAACAACTGTCTTTTGTGAGGCGTTTTCTGCGCAGCAAGCAGGGGATGGCCGGATTGTTGATCGTAGTTCTAAACATCGGCCTGGCCTGTTTCGCCTCCAGGATTGCCCCCTATGACTTCGATGAGATGGATTTTGGCGCCATGCTGGCAGAACCGGGTACCGAAGGACATTGCCTGGGTACCGATGACATGGGGAGGGACGTTCTGACGCGATTGATATATGGCTCGCAGGTGTCCCTGATGGTCGGGATGGTCGCCGTCTCCATTGGGGCTTGTCTCGGCACGCTCCTGGGGTTGATTTCCGGGTACTTCGGCGGATTTTTTGACGCCCTTTTGATGCGTCTGATGGACGCTCTGCTGGCCTTTCCGTATATCCTCCTGGCCATTGCCATGATGGCTGCTTTGGGGGCGGGGCTCTTCAACGCGATGCTTGCGATCGGGCTGGTTATGGTCCCCAGCTTCGCTCGGGTCGTCAGAGGGGCCGTGCTCAACGTCAAGAACGAGGACTTCATAACCGGGGTCCGCATCATGGGAGCCTCCCATCTCTGGATATTGGCCCGCCACGTTTTGGTGAACGTCCTGCCGCCCATCATCATCTATGCCTCTCTCAGCTTTGCTGGGGCCATCATCAGCGAGGCGACGCTGAGCTTCCTGGGACTGGGAATCCAGCCGCCCGTCCCGTCGTGGGGAAGTATGCTCAGCGAGGCGATGCCTTATATGGACCAGGCCTCTTACCTGGCGGTCCTTCCGGGGCTGGCCATTCTGGTGACCTGCCTGGGGTTCAACCTGTTGGGTGATGGGTTGCGCGACGTCCTGGACCCGCGCCTGCGTATTCGATAG
- a CDS encoding ABC transporter permease, whose translation MGRFAFKRFLQMIPTLFFVMLVIFSLMKLIPGDPALTLLGPEASPADIAVFREELGLNRPLPVQFLTYLRNVAHGDLGRSLIYRADVLTLIGERLPTTLALSLSALSLAILLGVPLGIFASMHHNGFWDLCITVLALLGVSVPIFWVGMLMIVVFVLNLGWLPSVGLGSWDKGLWDVVSHFVLPSCALAFQSVGTIARFTRSSMLEVLKQDYIRTAYAKGLRPRLIWERHALRNALIPVVTISGLQLGHLLAGAVLTESIFALPGLGKLMVDAIMRRDFLLVQGEVLVIAILYLFVNFFVDLLYALVNPKIRKSFGGA comes from the coding sequence TTGGGACGTTTTGCCTTCAAGCGCTTCCTTCAGATGATCCCCACACTCTTTTTTGTCATGCTCGTCATCTTCTCTCTGATGAAATTGATTCCGGGGGATCCTGCCCTGACCCTTTTGGGGCCCGAGGCCAGTCCTGCGGATATCGCTGTTTTCAGGGAGGAGCTGGGGCTGAACAGGCCGTTGCCCGTTCAATTCCTGACCTATCTGCGAAATGTGGCCCATGGGGATCTGGGGCGCTCTTTGATCTATAGGGCGGATGTCCTCACACTGATTGGGGAGCGCCTGCCTACGACGCTGGCCCTCAGCCTGAGCGCCCTGTCCCTTGCGATCCTCCTGGGGGTCCCTCTGGGTATTTTCGCCTCGATGCACCATAACGGCTTCTGGGATCTGTGCATTACGGTCCTGGCGCTCCTGGGTGTGTCGGTTCCCATCTTCTGGGTTGGCATGTTGATGATTGTCGTCTTCGTCCTTAATTTAGGATGGCTTCCATCGGTTGGATTGGGAAGCTGGGACAAGGGACTTTGGGACGTCGTCAGTCATTTCGTCCTGCCCTCGTGCGCCCTGGCCTTCCAATCCGTGGGGACGATCGCCCGCTTTACCCGATCTAGCATGCTGGAAGTCCTGAAGCAGGATTATATACGGACTGCGTATGCGAAGGGCCTGCGGCCTCGGCTTATTTGGGAACGTCACGCTTTGCGCAATGCACTCATCCCCGTCGTTACCATTTCGGGGCTGCAGTTGGGACATCTTCTGGCCGGAGCGGTCCTCACCGAATCCATCTTTGCTCTTCCGGGACTCGGTAAGCTGATGGTCGATGCAATCATGAGACGTGATTTCCTGCTTGTACAGGGGGAAGTTCTGGTTATCGCAATCCTGTATCTTTTCGTCAATTTTTTCGTGGATCTGCTCTACGCTTTGGTGAATCCCAAAATCCGAAAGTCGTTTGGAGGCGCCTGA